Sequence from the Pseudomonas sp. 7SR1 genome:
TCGATGAAGCGTTCGTACTCGTCCCCCAGGTGTGCGCGCGCCTCGTCGGAGTCCAGGCGTTCGATGATCTTGGTTTCAGTGCGCTCGTGGCCGTGACCGGCGGTGTAGACGATGATGTAGTCGCCAGCCAGGTGGTACACGCCCTTGAAGTCGCGGTAGCAGCCGATCGGCCAGGTGATCGGCGCCGCCTTGATCTTGAGCACCGCTTCGATCTCGTCGAGCAGCTCGATCGGATCACGGATGTCGCGGTCGAGCTTGTTGATGAAGCTGACGATCGGGGTATCGCGAAGGCGGCAGACGTCCATCAGGGCGATGGTCCGCGGCTCGACGCCCTTACCGCCGTCGAGGACCATCAGCGCCGAGTCCACCGCCGTCAGGGTGCGGTAGGTATCCTCGGAGAAGTCTTCGTGGCCCGGGGTGTCGAGCAGGTTGATCATGTGATCGCGATACGGGAACTGCATCACCGACGTGGTAATCGAGATACCCCGCTGCTTTTCCATCTCCATCCAGTCGGAGGTGGCATGACGGTCGGACTTGCGGGATTTCACCGTGCCGGCGACCGCAATGGCCTTGCCCATCAGCAAGAGCTTTTCGGTGATGGTGGTCTTACCCGCGTCGGGGTGGGAAATAATGGCGAAAGTGCGGCGTTTCGCGACTTCGGCGGCCTGTTTGGTCATGGGAAATCGCCTGGCAGGTGGTTCAAAAAAGGGCGGCGAGTATAGCCCAAAACCACTGCCCTGGACCACCGTACGTAAGGGCAGTCCCCGCCCGGACGCCCAATCTGCCGGAGCCCGACGGCATCCCGGGAGGGAACCTTTTCGACAGCACGCACGTCCACTCCCCTGTTACGGCTTCGCCAGGGCCTGAAAAATCAGCATGTTAGCCTGGCGAGGCTGCGCTCATGGCTCCAATGACCTGCCGTTCGCCGGCATTGGCAGAGCCGCTTCTCGCGCCCCTTTTCCCGACACCCCTCATGGGGGCTGCCGCCAGGGAAAGCGGGTGCCGACCGAAAGAAAAAGGAGTCCGCCTGTGGCTATCCGCTATGGCAAAGGGCTGACAGGAGGCGTGGTCGTCGTCGCGCTCCTGGCCCTGTTGGTCCACTGGATCGGCATCGATACGATCCAACATTATCGCGACGACTTGCTGTTCTATCTCCAGGCTCACCTGATGCTGGTCGTGGTTTCCATGCTGGCGGCCCTGGTCGTCGGCCTTCCCGCCGGCGTCGTCCTCAGCCGTCCCGCCATGGCCGGGCGCGCCGAGCGCTTCATGCAACTGTTCAACATCGGCAACACCGTGCCGCCCCTGGCCGTACTGGCCATCGCCCTGGGCATCCTGGGCATCGGCAGCGGGCCCGCCATCTTCGCCCTGTTCCTCGCCTCGCTGCTGCCCATCGTGCGCAACACCTATGAGGGTCTGAAGAACGTCCAGGGCTCTCTCAAGGAAGCCGCCACCGGCATCGGCATGACCCCGCGCCAGGTGCTGTGGAAAGTCGAGCTGCCCAACGCCGTGCCGATCATCGTCGGCGGCGTGCGCGTGGC
This genomic interval carries:
- a CDS encoding ABC transporter permease, encoding MAIRYGKGLTGGVVVVALLALLVHWIGIDTIQHYRDDLLFYLQAHLMLVVVSMLAALVVGLPAGVVLSRPAMAGRAERFMQLFNIGNTVPPLAVLAIALGILGIGSGPAIFALFLASLLPIVRNTYEGLKNVQGSLKEAATGIGMTPRQVLWKVELPNAVPIIVGGVRVALAINVGTAPLAFLIGANSLGSLIFPGIALNNQPQLLLGAACTALLALLLDGLVTLASRLWLERGLRPS